The DNA region CCTGATGGAGGAAGATGATATAGAGCAGGTAATGGATAGGCTTTTGAGATTAAAAAGGTTGAACGCGGAATTTGACAAATCATTTCTTGTGTCTGTTGAATCAGAGGATGAGATAAAAAACTATATAAAAAAGATATTAAAGGATGAGAATCATGTCCTGCTGGTCGCCGATGACAATGGAAAGATAGCCGGAATATTAATGGTTGATATACTTTTTAGGATATACTATTATCCAAAATACGAGGCCAGGATAAGGGAGTTCTACATAATGCCTGAGTACAGGAACAATAACCTTGGAAGGAATATGATCTCAAAGTTAACTGAAATTCTTAAAAATAAAAATATAAATTTCATAACCGCAGAGTTTCCAACAATGAACACAATTGCTGCAAATTTCTATGAAAAACTTGGATATCACCAGCTGGTCAGTGTTTATTCAATGATAAAAAAATAAATAAATTTTGCATTTATACTATATTATGATGGTGTTTGATGATGCATATCTATCAGGTCTTTCACCAGAGGATGAAAGGATTATTATAGATATAGCAAGGTGCGCAATATTAAACAAATTCAGGCTTCCATGCAGTGAGCCGCAGATCAATAGCAAATTAAAGGTAAGAAAGGGCGTTTTTGTTACTGTTAATAATGGATCTGAGCTCAGGGGCTGCATTGGTTATCCAATGCCGGTGCTTCCACTTCACATTGCCATAAAAAATGCTGCAATTCAGGCTGCCTTTGCCGATCCAAGGTTCGAGCCGTTAAGAAGCTCCGAGATCAACAAGATAAACCTTGAAGTTAC from Picrophilus oshimae DSM 9789 includes:
- a CDS encoding GNAT family N-acetyltransferase — encoded protein: MEIRLMEEDDIEQVMDRLLRLKRLNAEFDKSFLVSVESEDEIKNYIKKILKDENHVLLVADDNGKIAGILMVDILFRIYYYPKYEARIREFYIMPEYRNNNLGRNMISKLTEILKNKNINFITAEFPTMNTIAANFYEKLGYHQLVSVYSMIKK
- the amrA gene encoding AmmeMemoRadiSam system protein A, giving the protein MMVFDDAYLSGLSPEDERIIIDIARCAILNKFRLPCSEPQINSKLKVRKGVFVTVNNGSELRGCIGYPMPVLPLHIAIKNAAIQAAFADPRFEPLRSSEINKINLEVTILGDMKEISYYDINTIIIGRHGIYIESGIYSGILLPQVAVEYNMTPIEFLRQTCIKAGIEPECYRRPDTRIYIYEGKIIRE